A window of Amycolatopsis australiensis contains these coding sequences:
- a CDS encoding ABC transporter permease codes for MNPALTLATTRRILTQLRHDPRTVVMLVLVPTLLMVLLRYVFDSAAVFSHVAPALLGVFPFLIMFLIASITTLRERTTATLERLMTLPIGRLDLLFGYALAFGAIAVVQVALAAGVSLWWLGLDLAGSVVLLLVIAVLDALLGMALGLFVSAFARTEFQAIQFMPVFVLPQILLCGLFVPRGDMGWLLRWLSDVMPLSYAVEALSRVTASSTVDAVILRDLVIVAGCALLALVLGAATLRRRTP; via the coding sequence GTGAACCCCGCGCTGACGCTCGCCACCACGCGGCGCATCCTCACCCAGTTGCGGCACGACCCGCGCACCGTCGTGATGCTCGTCCTCGTGCCGACGCTGCTGATGGTCCTGCTGCGGTACGTGTTCGACTCGGCCGCCGTGTTCAGCCACGTCGCCCCGGCGCTGCTCGGCGTCTTCCCCTTCCTGATCATGTTCCTCATCGCGTCGATCACGACGCTGCGGGAGCGGACCACGGCCACCCTCGAACGCCTGATGACCCTCCCCATCGGACGGCTCGACCTGCTATTCGGCTACGCGCTGGCGTTCGGCGCGATCGCCGTCGTCCAGGTCGCGCTCGCGGCGGGCGTCTCGCTGTGGTGGCTCGGCCTCGACCTCGCCGGATCCGTGGTGCTGCTGCTGGTGATCGCCGTCCTCGACGCGCTGCTGGGCATGGCGCTCGGGCTGTTCGTCAGCGCCTTCGCCCGCACCGAGTTCCAGGCCATCCAGTTCATGCCCGTGTTCGTGCTGCCGCAGATCCTGCTGTGCGGCCTGTTCGTCCCGCGCGGCGACATGGGCTGGCTGCTGCGGTGGCTCTCGGACGTCATGCCGCTTTCGTACGCGGTCGAGGCGCTCTCCCGCGTCACCGCGTCCAGCACCGTCGACGCGGTGATCCTGCGCGACCTCGTGATCGTCGCGGGCTGCGCGCTGCTGGCGCTGGTGCTCGGCGCGGCGACGCTGCGGCGGCGGACGCCGTGA
- a CDS encoding PPOX class F420-dependent oxidoreductase, whose protein sequence is MASETDRLAAERYVVLTTFRRDGRAVPTPLWVAGDGGELVVWSERKAGKVKRIRNNGRVRVQACDLRGRKTHGPVATGQARLLDAPGTERVRKVIARKYGLVGRVTMFFSKLRGPADRTVGIAIRLDG, encoded by the coding sequence ATGGCATCCGAAACGGACCGGCTCGCCGCCGAACGGTACGTCGTCCTGACCACGTTCCGCCGCGACGGACGCGCCGTGCCGACCCCGCTGTGGGTGGCGGGCGACGGCGGCGAGCTCGTGGTGTGGTCGGAACGCAAGGCGGGCAAGGTCAAGCGCATCCGCAACAACGGGCGGGTGCGGGTGCAGGCCTGCGACCTGCGCGGGCGGAAGACGCACGGCCCGGTCGCCACCGGGCAGGCCCGGCTGCTGGACGCCCCCGGGACCGAACGCGTCCGGAAGGTGATCGCCCGCAAGTACGGTCTCGTCGGGCGGGTCACGATGTTCTTCTCGAAGCTGCGCGGGCCGGCCGACCGGACCGTCGGGATCGCGATCAGGCTGGACGGCTGA
- a CDS encoding GNAT family N-acetyltransferase translates to MEEIVTELEMTAAGQLNPAPAVDGVTLAATGPGPHIRDLHVRIGTPYRWPSATRSEADWAAWLAEPGRRYRLVEYRGETAGAADFEPQDGGDVEITTFGLLPEFVGKGLGGYALTLVVADAWTLPGARRVWLHTSSLDHPNALPNYLRRGFRSFSRPA, encoded by the coding sequence GTGGAGGAGATCGTCACCGAGCTCGAAATGACCGCGGCCGGGCAGCTCAACCCGGCGCCCGCCGTCGACGGCGTCACGCTCGCCGCGACCGGACCCGGCCCGCACATCCGCGACCTGCACGTCCGGATCGGCACGCCGTACCGGTGGCCGAGTGCCACGCGGTCCGAAGCGGACTGGGCGGCGTGGCTGGCCGAGCCCGGCCGCCGGTACCGGCTCGTCGAGTACCGCGGCGAAACCGCGGGCGCCGCCGACTTCGAGCCACAGGACGGCGGCGACGTCGAGATCACCACCTTCGGCCTGCTGCCCGAGTTCGTCGGCAAGGGCCTCGGCGGCTACGCGCTCACCCTCGTCGTCGCCGACGCGTGGACACTGCCGGGCGCGCGCCGCGTCTGGCTGCACACCTCGTCCCTCGACCACCCGAACGCGTTGCCGAACTACCTGCGGCGCGGGTTCCGCAGCTTCAGCCGTCCAGCCTGA
- a CDS encoding DUF1330 domain-containing protein, producing MTAYGLAHLRPPAVLPEEVFQYLERIQATLDPYGGKFVVHGAPVHVMEGEWPGALVIIEFPSLAAAHDWYGSPAYQEILRLRADHIPGDLVIVEGCGPDHDSAAMAAAMRAAS from the coding sequence ATGACCGCCTACGGACTCGCCCACCTGCGCCCGCCCGCCGTGCTGCCGGAGGAGGTTTTCCAGTACCTCGAGCGCATCCAGGCGACGCTGGACCCCTACGGCGGCAAGTTCGTCGTGCACGGCGCGCCCGTGCACGTGATGGAAGGGGAGTGGCCGGGCGCGCTGGTGATCATCGAGTTCCCGAGCCTCGCCGCCGCGCACGACTGGTACGGCTCGCCCGCCTACCAGGAGATCCTGCGGCTGCGCGCCGACCACATCCCGGGTGACCTGGTCATCGTGGAAGGCTGCGGCCCGGACCACGACTCGGCCGCCATGGCCGCCGCGATGCGCGCCGCCTCGTGA
- a CDS encoding TetR/AcrR family transcriptional regulator — MVRRNPQRRTALLDAAIDVLAREGARGLTFRAVDQQAGVPAGTASNYFASRDDILRHAGERVYERLTDEAVIAEGLTGPRDRARVTELMHELVDRVAAYPTGFLALLELRLEATRRPELRAVLTGRVRADVEFNAAHHEKSGLPGDGTTVVLLWLALNWLILERLTLPDLFTDRQRHELVTALVDRLLGGQEALPPA; from the coding sequence ATGGTGCGACGCAATCCGCAGCGGCGGACGGCCCTGCTCGACGCCGCGATCGACGTGCTGGCGCGCGAAGGCGCGCGGGGACTGACCTTCCGGGCGGTCGACCAGCAGGCCGGGGTCCCGGCCGGCACGGCGTCCAACTACTTCGCCAGCCGCGACGACATCCTCAGGCACGCCGGTGAGCGCGTCTACGAGCGGCTGACCGACGAAGCGGTCATCGCGGAGGGCCTGACGGGCCCGCGCGACCGGGCCCGCGTCACCGAGCTGATGCACGAGCTGGTCGACCGCGTGGCCGCGTACCCCACCGGTTTCCTGGCCCTGCTGGAACTGCGGCTGGAAGCCACCCGGCGGCCGGAGCTGCGGGCGGTGCTCACCGGCCGCGTCCGCGCGGACGTCGAGTTCAACGCCGCCCACCACGAGAAGTCCGGCCTGCCCGGCGACGGCACGACGGTCGTCCTGCTGTGGCTGGCGCTGAACTGGCTGATCCTGGAACGGCTCACCCTGCCGGACCTGTTCACCGACCGGCAGCGCCACGAACTCGTCACTGCCCTCGTGGACCGCCTGCTGGGCGGGCAGGAAGCATTACCTCCGGCGTAA
- a CDS encoding MarR family winged helix-turn-helix transcriptional regulator — translation MIFRRYLDAVGLHGLAGAEAAGLHATEWYALSLLDLEGALTSGELSARTGLTTGATTRLIDRLERAGYVRRGADPADRRKVLVEPVPDALAGVERIVGPARGRIAEVIGRYTPEQQELLFDYFARAAPAYREASEEIRQAKRR, via the coding sequence GTGATCTTCCGGCGTTACCTGGACGCGGTCGGCCTGCACGGCCTGGCCGGAGCGGAGGCCGCGGGCCTGCACGCGACCGAGTGGTACGCGCTCAGCCTGCTCGACCTCGAAGGCGCGTTGACGTCGGGCGAGCTGTCCGCGCGGACCGGGCTCACCACCGGCGCGACGACCCGGCTGATCGACCGGCTCGAGCGCGCCGGCTACGTCCGCCGTGGCGCCGACCCGGCCGACCGGCGCAAGGTGCTGGTCGAGCCGGTGCCGGACGCGCTCGCCGGCGTGGAGCGGATCGTCGGGCCGGCCCGCGGCCGGATCGCCGAGGTCATCGGCCGGTACACGCCGGAGCAGCAGGAGCTGCTGTTCGACTACTTCGCACGCGCCGCGCCGGCGTACCGGGAAGCGTCGGAGGAGATCCGCCAGGCGAAGCGCCGCTGA
- a CDS encoding SgcJ/EcaC family oxidoreductase: protein MTTTDSTTVTAVLDSLAEAWGRGDADAYGAHFTEDATYVTFVGTRYQGRDDIADSHRALFAKFLKGTQLAHEVLDVRFLGADVAVLTSRGDTYKGTRPEKLGKLQTYTLVRDGDRWLVAAFHNTQRKPLMERVSFAFAPETKPKGER, encoded by the coding sequence ATGACCACCACCGACTCGACGACCGTCACCGCCGTGCTCGACTCGCTCGCCGAGGCCTGGGGCCGCGGCGACGCCGACGCCTACGGCGCCCACTTCACCGAGGACGCCACCTACGTCACGTTCGTGGGCACCCGCTACCAGGGCCGCGACGACATCGCCGACAGCCACCGCGCGCTGTTCGCGAAGTTCCTGAAGGGCACCCAGCTGGCGCACGAGGTGCTCGACGTGCGCTTCCTCGGCGCGGACGTGGCCGTTCTCACCAGCCGCGGCGACACCTACAAGGGCACGCGGCCGGAGAAGCTGGGCAAGCTGCAGACCTACACGCTGGTCCGCGACGGCGACCGCTGGCTGGTCGCCGCGTTCCACAACACCCAGCGCAAGCCGCTGATGGAGCGCGTCTCCTTCGCGTTCGCGCCGGAGACGAAGCCGAAGGGCGAGCGGTGA